In a single window of the Thiohalophilus sp. genome:
- a CDS encoding sodium:solute symporter family protein — protein MTAKTASDYFIAGRSISLWVFVLAATATSFSGWTFMGHPGLLYRDGFQYAYASFYAITIPFTGVLFLKRQWILGKRFGFVTPGEMFANYFKTDSIRLLVVLVALIFSVPYLGLQLRASGFLFNVLTDGMLGVEVGMWLLSAVVLIYVASGGLRAVAYVDTLQAIMLAVGIVAIGLIALNYVGGWDRLNDGIAALSQFDETRTPAGYSHYIAIPGVIQFVSGLGVENPVGGAWTAIMVLTYMFALMGIQSSPAFSMWAFSNHNPKPFAPQQVWASSFGIGIILMVFTAIQGLGGHFLGADTAFLAAHPELVNNAMAEGLHGVDLMDSEGKQGMLIPQYIYLLGEATPWFAGLLAVCALAAMQSTGAAYMSTAGGMLTRDLLKRYVLPNATHAQQKLWGRIGVAIIVLAALAVATTATDALVLLGGLAVAYGFQMWPALMAVCYFPWLTRQGVVLGLIAGLIAVTLTEKIGADLMPWGRWPWTIHSAGWGIIFNLGIAVIVSFFTQNKADHDHKMTYHSFLREHATIPAAKKKLVPTAWIITLVWFFFGIGPGAVIGNTIFGNPNDPSTWLFGMPSIWAWQILWWALGVFMMWFLAYKMEMSTVPKKEVEVLHEDIGDIHMDVDKP, from the coding sequence ATGACCGCCAAAACCGCGTCGGACTACTTCATCGCAGGACGAAGTATTTCGTTGTGGGTTTTTGTACTGGCTGCAACGGCAACATCCTTCTCCGGCTGGACCTTCATGGGCCACCCCGGACTGCTGTATCGCGACGGGTTCCAGTATGCCTACGCCTCGTTCTATGCCATTACCATTCCCTTCACCGGGGTGCTGTTCCTCAAGCGGCAATGGATCCTGGGCAAACGCTTTGGCTTTGTGACACCGGGGGAAATGTTCGCCAACTATTTCAAGACCGATTCGATCCGGTTACTTGTTGTACTGGTCGCCCTGATCTTCTCGGTCCCCTATCTGGGTCTGCAGCTGCGCGCTTCCGGCTTCCTGTTCAACGTGCTGACCGACGGTATGCTGGGCGTCGAAGTCGGGATGTGGCTGTTGTCCGCGGTGGTGCTGATCTACGTCGCCTCCGGCGGGCTGCGCGCGGTGGCCTATGTGGATACCCTGCAGGCCATTATGCTGGCGGTGGGGATCGTCGCCATTGGTCTTATTGCGCTCAATTATGTCGGCGGCTGGGATCGCCTCAACGACGGGATCGCGGCCCTGTCGCAGTTTGATGAGACGCGAACACCGGCGGGCTACAGTCACTACATTGCGATTCCCGGCGTGATTCAGTTCGTCTCGGGACTCGGGGTGGAAAACCCGGTCGGCGGCGCCTGGACCGCGATTATGGTGCTGACCTACATGTTCGCGCTGATGGGGATCCAGTCCTCGCCGGCGTTCTCCATGTGGGCCTTCTCCAACCACAATCCGAAGCCGTTCGCCCCGCAACAGGTCTGGGCCTCGTCCTTCGGGATCGGCATCATCCTGATGGTCTTCACCGCCATTCAGGGCCTGGGGGGCCACTTCCTGGGTGCCGATACGGCGTTCCTCGCCGCCCATCCGGAATTGGTCAATAACGCCATGGCCGAAGGCCTGCACGGTGTCGACCTGATGGACTCCGAGGGCAAACAGGGCATGCTGATACCCCAGTATATCTATCTGCTGGGTGAAGCGACGCCCTGGTTTGCCGGCCTGCTGGCGGTCTGTGCACTGGCGGCCATGCAGTCCACCGGCGCGGCCTACATGTCCACCGCCGGCGGCATGCTGACCCGCGACCTGCTCAAGCGCTATGTGCTGCCCAACGCCACCCATGCCCAGCAGAAACTGTGGGGCCGGATCGGTGTGGCCATCATCGTGCTGGCAGCTCTGGCGGTCGCAACTACCGCAACTGATGCCCTGGTGCTGCTCGGTGGTCTGGCAGTGGCCTACGGCTTCCAGATGTGGCCGGCGCTGATGGCGGTCTGCTACTTCCCGTGGCTGACCCGCCAGGGTGTTGTGCTGGGGCTGATCGCCGGTCTCATCGCCGTGACCCTGACCGAGAAAATCGGCGCGGATCTCATGCCGTGGGGCCGCTGGCCGTGGACCATCCACTCCGCCGGCTGGGGTATCATCTTTAACCTGGGCATTGCCGTCATTGTCTCCTTCTTCACCCAGAACAAGGCAGACCATGACCACAAGATGACCTACCACAGCTTCCTGCGCGAACATGCCACCATCCCGGCCGCCAAGAAGAAGCTGGTACCGACGGCCTGGATCATCACCCTGGTCTGGTTCTTCTTCGGCATCGGCCCAGGTGCGGTGATCGGCAACACCATCTTCGGCAACCCGAACGATCCCAGCACCTGGCTGTTTGGCATGCCCTCTATCTGGGCCTGGCAGATTCTGTGGTGGGCACTGGGCGTGTTCATGATGTGGTTCCTGGCCTACAAGATGGAAATGTCGACCGTTCCCAAGAAGGAAGTCGAAGTCCTGCATGAAGACATCGGCGATATTCATATGGACGTGGATAAACCGTAA
- the gluQRS gene encoding tRNA glutamyl-Q(34) synthetase GluQRS: MTDTQSSSSPRHSSLGPRPFFYRGRFAPSPTGPLHFGSLIAAVGSYLQARQQGGQWWLRIEDIDPPREVEGAAEAIIALLGAYGFEWDDLRYQSRQQSIYAEALAQLQHQHLTYPCTCTRRQLRELQGDNPGPLIYPGTCRSRRFPCQERHAIRLLTTDTLIEFTDRLQGTQICELGKEVGDFVLRRADGYISYQLAVALDDAEQGMTEVMRGSDLLDSTPRQIHVQQQLGLRSPDYAHLPVVLGPDGQKLSKQTGAKPLPPGQPLVPLVNAMQFLGHPVPEEIQHGSLQGFWDWAIGNWSPVQIPTSGTGHYEPDNPLSVPER, from the coding sequence ATGACTGACACGCAATCTTCCTCTTCTCCTCGTCACTCGTCCCTCGGCCCTCGTCCCTTTTTTTATAGAGGGCGCTTCGCGCCTTCCCCCACCGGCCCGCTCCATTTCGGCTCGCTGATCGCCGCTGTGGGCAGTTATCTGCAGGCCCGGCAGCAGGGGGGACAGTGGTGGTTGCGAATCGAGGACATCGATCCGCCACGCGAGGTGGAAGGCGCGGCCGAGGCGATCATTGCGTTGCTTGGCGCATATGGCTTCGAGTGGGATGACCTCCGTTACCAGAGTCGGCAACAATCAATCTATGCCGAGGCGCTGGCCCAGTTACAACATCAACATCTTACCTACCCCTGCACCTGCACCCGACGTCAGTTGCGTGAGCTGCAGGGGGATAACCCGGGACCGTTGATTTATCCCGGTACCTGCCGTTCGCGCCGCTTTCCCTGTCAGGAGCGACATGCCATACGCCTACTGACGACAGACACGCTGATTGAATTTACCGATCGCCTGCAGGGGACGCAGATCTGCGAGCTTGGAAAAGAGGTCGGCGATTTTGTGCTGCGCCGGGCCGACGGCTATATCTCCTATCAGCTGGCGGTCGCCCTGGATGATGCCGAACAGGGAATGACCGAGGTGATGCGCGGCAGCGATCTGCTGGATTCGACGCCCCGCCAGATCCATGTGCAACAGCAACTGGGCCTGCGCTCACCGGATTATGCGCATCTGCCGGTGGTACTGGGCCCCGATGGGCAAAAACTGAGCAAACAAACCGGCGCAAAACCGCTCCCTCCCGGGCAACCGCTTGTCCCGCTCGTCAACGCCATGCAGTTTCTCGGTCATCCGGTCCCCGAAGAGATTCAACATGGCAGTTTGCAGGGTTTCTGGGACTGGGCGATCGGTAACTGGTCGCCGGTTCAGATACCGACGAGCGGCACAGGCCACTATGAACCCGATAACCCTCTTTCTGTTCCGGAACGTTGA
- a CDS encoding nitroreductase codes for MSVAVYEAIRQRHSIRAYLDKPVARETIEAILDTARWAPSGVNTQPWQVCVVQGDTKRQLGDTIIKARDSSQKENPDYQYYPREWVSPYKDRRKACGLALYQALDIGREDRDKQKAAWYRNYRFFDAPVGLLFLIDARLEKGSWLDMGMFIQNVMIAAKGLGLDTCPQASLAEYPDIVRQQLDLPTDLQVVCGMALGYADPDHPINQYRLERLAVDEFTRWYK; via the coding sequence ATGTCTGTAGCCGTTTATGAAGCGATTCGCCAGCGCCATTCCATCCGCGCCTATCTGGACAAACCGGTGGCGCGCGAAACGATCGAGGCGATACTGGATACCGCCCGCTGGGCGCCTTCCGGGGTCAACACCCAGCCCTGGCAGGTCTGCGTCGTCCAGGGCGACACCAAGCGTCAACTCGGCGATACTATTATTAAGGCCCGCGACAGCAGCCAGAAAGAGAACCCCGATTACCAGTATTACCCGCGCGAATGGGTGTCACCTTACAAGGATCGGCGTAAAGCCTGTGGCCTGGCCCTGTATCAGGCGCTGGATATCGGCCGCGAGGATCGCGACAAACAGAAAGCCGCCTGGTATCGCAACTACCGGTTTTTCGACGCCCCCGTCGGCCTGTTGTTTTTGATCGATGCCCGACTGGAAAAGGGTTCCTGGCTGGACATGGGAATGTTCATCCAGAACGTCATGATCGCCGCCAAGGGCCTTGGCCTGGACACCTGCCCCCAGGCCTCGCTGGCCGAGTACCCGGACATCGTCCGCCAGCAGCTCGATCTTCCGACCGATTTACAGGTCGTCTGCGGCATGGCCCTCGGTTACGCCGATCCTGATCACCCAATCAACCAGTATCGCCTTGAGCGATTGGCCGTCGACGAATTTACCCGGTGGTATAAGTAA
- the dksA gene encoding RNA polymerase-binding protein DksA has translation MAAKKKTAKKKTAKKATAKKKITRKKTAAKKSTAKKKTAAKKKTAAKKSTARKKAVTKKKPSAKKTAKKTAKKTAKKKAPRKSVTEHAGEITPYPIKKGEEYMNEPMSQHFREILQNWKRELMEEVDRTVHHMQDEAANFPDPNDRASQESDFAMELRTRDRERKLIKKIDESLVNLENGEYGYCEECGIEIGVRRLEARPTATLCIDCKSLDEIRERTRA, from the coding sequence ATGGCCGCAAAGAAAAAGACCGCGAAGAAGAAGACCGCCAAGAAAGCGACGGCGAAGAAAAAAATCACCAGGAAAAAGACCGCCGCGAAAAAATCCACGGCGAAAAAGAAAACCGCGGCCAAAAAGAAGACCGCCGCGAAGAAGTCAACGGCCAGGAAAAAGGCGGTAACCAAGAAAAAGCCCAGCGCCAAAAAGACCGCGAAGAAAACCGCGAAGAAAACCGCTAAAAAGAAGGCTCCGCGCAAGTCGGTTACCGAACATGCCGGTGAGATTACGCCCTACCCGATAAAAAAGGGCGAGGAGTACATGAACGAGCCGATGTCGCAGCACTTTCGTGAAATATTGCAAAACTGGAAACGCGAGCTGATGGAGGAAGTGGACCGGACTGTGCATCACATGCAGGATGAGGCCGCCAACTTCCCGGATCCCAACGATCGCGCCAGCCAGGAGTCGGATTTCGCCATGGAGCTGCGCACCCGGGATCGCGAACGCAAGTTGATCAAGAAGATCGACGAGTCGCTGGTCAACCTGGAAAACGGCGAGTACGGTTACTGTGAAGAGTGCGGTATTGAAATCGGCGTACGGCGTCTCGAAGCCCGCCCCACCGCCACGCTCTGTATCGACTGCAAGAGCCTGGATGAAATCCGGGAACGTACCCGCGCATAA
- a CDS encoding HAD family hydrolase — translation MAELTALLFDVDGTLADTERDGHRVAFNRAFAEAGLDWEWDVATYGELLSITGGKERMRHYLEQYQPAARLPGDPAEWIAGLHQAKTRHYEALLGEGGIPLRPGVERLLREARKAGYRLAIATTTTPANVTALLENAVGPDAVQWFEVIAAGDVVPAKKPAPDIYDYAMAKMALTPAQCLAFEDSHNGILASKGAGLKTIITVNDYTRDHDFDNAELVLDSFGEPQQPFRVLFGAPAILNGAEYLDMALVKRVHCG, via the coding sequence ATGGCGGAACTGACAGCACTGTTATTTGATGTGGACGGCACCCTGGCGGATACCGAGCGGGATGGTCACCGGGTGGCCTTCAACCGGGCCTTCGCTGAGGCCGGACTCGATTGGGAATGGGATGTGGCCACCTACGGGGAACTTTTGAGCATCACCGGCGGCAAGGAGCGGATGCGCCATTACCTCGAACAGTATCAACCGGCAGCGCGGTTGCCGGGCGATCCGGCCGAGTGGATTGCCGGGCTGCACCAGGCCAAGACCCGGCATTACGAAGCATTGCTGGGCGAAGGCGGCATTCCGTTGCGCCCCGGTGTCGAGCGGCTATTGCGCGAGGCGCGCAAAGCCGGTTACCGGCTGGCGATTGCCACCACCACCACCCCGGCCAATGTGACCGCCCTGCTGGAGAACGCCGTGGGGCCCGACGCGGTACAGTGGTTCGAGGTCATCGCCGCCGGTGACGTGGTGCCGGCAAAAAAACCGGCCCCGGATATTTATGATTACGCCATGGCAAAAATGGCTCTTACCCCCGCGCAGTGCCTCGCCTTCGAGGATTCGCATAACGGCATACTGGCGAGCAAGGGCGCCGGGCTGAAGACCATCATCACGGTGAACGACTACACCCGTGATCACGATTTTGACAATGCCGAGCTGGTGCTGGACAGTTTCGGTGAACCACAACAGCCGTTTCGGGTCTTGTTCGGAGCGCCGGCTATTCTGAATGGTGCCGAGTACCTGGACATGGCGCTGGTTAAACGGGTGCATTGTGGCTAA
- a CDS encoding pyridoxal phosphate-dependent aminotransferase yields MSETPFRRIDRIQPFRVMALLGEARELEQQGRDIVHMEIGEPDFPTPAPVIAAATRAIAEGEVHYTPAVGLSALREAIAGFYQDRYGVSLPAQRIVVTPGASGALLLALGVLLEPGQGVMLADPGYPCNRNFAHFLDARVQPVPVQADTGYQLSLAQVQQHWQTDTRVVMLASPANPTGTLIPPDELRAIIDWVEHQGGTVIVDEIYHGLVYGDAPPTALACGDRVFVINSFSKYFSMTGWRIGWLVAPADQIPALDKLAQNLFLSASTPAQHAALAAFEPQTLAILEQRREAFEQRRDFLLPALREIGFDIKVEPQGAFYLYADCSRFTDNSFVFARSLLQEIGVAITPGNDFGDNQPERHVRFAYTNSLDRLKEGVRRLQKRLVPDG; encoded by the coding sequence ATGTCTGAAACGCCATTCCGTCGTATCGATCGTATCCAGCCTTTTCGGGTCATGGCCCTGCTGGGTGAGGCGCGCGAGCTGGAGCAACAGGGCCGGGACATTGTGCATATGGAGATCGGCGAGCCCGATTTTCCGACCCCGGCGCCGGTGATCGCCGCGGCCACCCGGGCCATCGCCGAGGGCGAGGTGCACTACACCCCCGCGGTGGGTCTGTCTGCCCTGCGCGAGGCCATTGCCGGTTTTTATCAGGACCGCTATGGCGTGTCGCTGCCGGCGCAACGGATCGTGGTCACGCCGGGGGCGTCCGGGGCGTTGCTGCTGGCCCTCGGGGTATTGCTGGAACCGGGACAGGGCGTGATGCTGGCCGATCCCGGTTATCCCTGTAATCGCAACTTCGCCCATTTTCTCGATGCCCGCGTACAGCCGGTACCGGTGCAGGCTGACACCGGCTATCAGCTGAGCCTGGCGCAGGTGCAGCAGCACTGGCAGACCGACACCCGGGTGGTGATGCTCGCCTCGCCGGCCAATCCCACCGGGACCCTGATCCCGCCCGACGAGCTTCGGGCGATCATCGACTGGGTCGAGCACCAGGGGGGCACGGTCATTGTCGATGAGATCTATCACGGCCTGGTGTATGGCGACGCGCCGCCCACCGCGCTGGCCTGTGGCGATCGGGTCTTTGTGATCAACAGCTTCTCCAAATATTTCAGTATGACCGGCTGGCGCATCGGCTGGCTGGTCGCGCCGGCCGATCAGATTCCCGCACTCGACAAGCTGGCGCAGAACCTGTTCCTGTCCGCCTCGACACCGGCCCAGCATGCTGCCCTGGCGGCGTTCGAACCGCAGACCCTGGCGATTCTCGAGCAGCGGCGCGAGGCATTCGAACAGCGCCGCGATTTTCTGCTGCCGGCGTTGCGCGAAATCGGCTTTGATATCAAGGTCGAGCCGCAAGGCGCGTTTTATCTGTATGCCGATTGCAGTCGGTTTACCGATAACAGTTTTGTCTTTGCCCGGAGCCTGTTGCAGGAGATCGGCGTGGCGATCACCCCGGGCAACGATTTTGGTGACAACCAACCGGAACGGCATGTGCGCTTTGCCTATACGAACTCGCTGGATCGACTGAAAGAGGGCGTACGCCGCTTGCAAAAACGGCTGGTTCCAGATGGCTGA
- a CDS encoding Na+/H+ antiporter subunit E, whose amino-acid sequence MQQQTVYASPGARAVAFVKRALLFALIWWLLTEGRADAWGMGALLVLVGAALSLSLAPPVGWSLSGLLRFMPFFVRYSLVGGVDVAKRAFSPAMPLQPAMIEYPLALTLPQSRLFMAGVISLLPGTLCVEVQDDKLWVHVLDQRNDIQGELTVLERKVARLFRHERQLDRTHT is encoded by the coding sequence ATGCAACAACAGACTGTGTATGCATCCCCCGGCGCGAGGGCGGTGGCATTTGTCAAACGTGCCTTGCTGTTTGCCCTGATCTGGTGGCTGCTGACGGAGGGCCGGGCCGATGCCTGGGGGATGGGCGCGTTGCTGGTGCTGGTCGGGGCCGCACTCAGTCTGTCACTGGCCCCGCCGGTGGGCTGGTCGCTATCGGGGTTACTGCGCTTCATGCCGTTTTTTGTCCGTTACTCCCTGGTTGGCGGCGTCGATGTGGCAAAACGGGCTTTCTCGCCCGCCATGCCGTTGCAACCGGCCATGATCGAATATCCTCTTGCGCTGACGTTACCCCAGTCGCGGTTGTTCATGGCCGGTGTGATCAGCCTGCTGCCGGGGACCCTGTGCGTTGAAGTGCAGGACGACAAACTGTGGGTACACGTTCTGGATCAACGCAATGATATTCAGGGCGAGCTGACAGTCCTGGAGCGCAAGGTCGCCAGGCTGTTTCGTCATGAACGCCAGCTCGACAGGACTCACACGTGA
- a CDS encoding monovalent cation/H+ antiporter complex subunit F, with translation MTAVYLVVALFLLATLVAGLWRVLRGPGAADRMLAAQLFGTTAVACLLLLAEADGAPALRDVALVFALLAVVAVVTFVRRNWRIDAEQDHDLD, from the coding sequence GTGACGGCCGTCTACCTGGTTGTCGCCCTGTTCCTGCTGGCCACCCTGGTGGCGGGACTGTGGCGGGTGTTGCGCGGACCGGGTGCGGCGGATCGCATGCTGGCGGCGCAGCTGTTCGGCACCACCGCGGTGGCCTGCCTGTTGCTGCTGGCCGAGGCGGACGGGGCACCCGCGCTGCGGGATGTGGCGCTGGTGTTCGCGTTGCTGGCCGTGGTGGCGGTGGTGACCTTCGTGCGCCGTAACTGGCGTATCGATGCGGAGCAGGATCATGACCTTGATTGA
- the mnhG gene encoding monovalent cation/H(+) antiporter subunit G — MTLIDVTTLLLLIAGGLFFLAGTLGLLRFPDVYTRLHALTKADNVGLGLVVAALMLQADSWSGAGKLLLVWLLVLVASTVACHLIARTARQRGVRPWQ; from the coding sequence ATGACCTTGATTGATGTGACAACGCTGCTGTTGCTGATCGCCGGCGGCCTTTTTTTTCTGGCCGGGACCCTCGGACTGTTGCGCTTTCCCGATGTCTATACTCGCCTGCATGCCCTGACCAAGGCCGATAACGTCGGTCTGGGGCTGGTGGTCGCGGCCCTCATGCTGCAAGCGGACTCCTGGAGCGGCGCCGGCAAGTTGCTGCTGGTCTGGCTGCTGGTGCTGGTGGCCTCGACCGTGGCCTGCCATCTTATCGCGCGTACCGCGCGCCAGCGGGGGGTAAGACCATGGCAATGA
- a CDS encoding NADH-quinone oxidoreductase subunit K — protein sequence MSAALLYAVTGLGLFSLGFYALIVQPHLLRKILALNIMGSGVFLVLTALARRAPGGMPDPVPHAMVITGIVVAVAATALALVLLRRVVETTGQARLPDPDSE from the coding sequence ATGAGCGCGGCGCTGCTGTATGCCGTGACCGGCCTCGGGCTGTTCAGCCTGGGCTTCTATGCCCTGATCGTGCAGCCCCATCTGCTGCGCAAGATCCTGGCGCTGAACATCATGGGCAGCGGGGTATTCCTGGTATTGACCGCGCTGGCCCGCCGGGCGCCCGGGGGCATGCCCGACCCGGTGCCGCACGCCATGGTGATCACCGGCATCGTGGTGGCGGTGGCGGCTACCGCGCTGGCGCTGGTGCTGCTGCGCCGGGTGGTCGAAACCACCGGGCAGGCCCGCCTGCCGGATCCCGACAGCGAGTAA
- a CDS encoding complex I subunit 5 family protein produces the protein MDAARVSLLPVLLILLPLAGALLSFVFRRQAVWPGIASAAGVFVIAVALAFSLTQPQRYPVGGWGAPLGIDLVVDGLSLIMLLMSATVGLGISLYAGYYFYSKPQIARAFWPLWLGLWTALNGLFLSADIFNLYVTLELLGLSAVALAALGGGAAALSGAMRYLLVSLLGSLLYLLGVALLYHAYGSVDIALLGERISAQPVSLAALVLMTSGLILKTALFPFHFWLPPAHASASSPVSALLSALVVKASFYILLRLWLEIFQPLEFGWGFTQLLGLLGGVAVLWGSLQALRQTRLKLLIAYSTVAQLGYLFLGFPLAAAVGPAAWQAVIYLALSHALAKAAMFMAAGNILQFGGHDRIADLDRVVQRLPVSLAAFAIAGISIMGLPPSGGFIGKWLLLQAAIAAGQWWWVAVILLGGMLAAAYLFRVVGFAFTRAPVSHKANAVPAGMEWIALLLALGTVLLGLMVSGPLGWLAIGTPLGLPPVTGAGS, from the coding sequence ATGGATGCGGCCCGTGTCAGTCTGTTGCCTGTGCTGCTGATTCTGCTGCCGCTGGCTGGTGCGCTGCTGAGTTTCGTGTTTCGCCGTCAGGCCGTCTGGCCGGGTATCGCCAGCGCCGCTGGCGTGTTTGTCATCGCCGTCGCGCTGGCGTTCAGTTTGACGCAGCCGCAACGCTATCCCGTCGGCGGCTGGGGCGCGCCGCTGGGGATCGATCTGGTGGTGGACGGGCTGAGCCTGATCATGTTGCTGATGAGCGCCACGGTCGGTCTGGGGATCAGCCTGTACGCCGGTTATTATTTTTATAGCAAGCCGCAAATTGCGCGCGCGTTCTGGCCGCTATGGCTGGGCCTGTGGACCGCGCTGAATGGGCTGTTCTTATCCGCGGACATTTTCAATTTGTATGTCACCCTGGAGTTGCTCGGCCTGTCGGCGGTGGCGCTGGCGGCACTGGGCGGGGGCGCCGCGGCCCTGAGCGGGGCGATGCGTTATCTGCTGGTCAGCCTGCTGGGATCGTTGCTCTATCTGCTGGGGGTGGCGCTGTTGTATCACGCTTATGGCAGCGTGGATATTGCGCTCCTCGGCGAACGGATAAGCGCACAGCCGGTGAGCCTGGCCGCGCTGGTGCTCATGACCAGCGGGCTGATACTCAAGACGGCACTGTTTCCGTTTCATTTCTGGTTGCCGCCGGCGCATGCCAGTGCCAGCTCGCCGGTCAGCGCGTTGTTGTCGGCGCTGGTGGTCAAGGCTTCTTTTTATATATTGCTTCGCCTGTGGCTGGAGATTTTCCAGCCGCTGGAGTTCGGCTGGGGGTTCACACAACTGCTCGGGCTGTTGGGCGGTGTCGCCGTGTTATGGGGTTCGCTGCAGGCGCTGCGCCAGACCCGCCTCAAATTATTGATCGCCTATTCGACGGTGGCACAGCTGGGGTATCTGTTTCTCGGCTTTCCGCTGGCGGCGGCGGTCGGTCCCGCGGCCTGGCAGGCGGTGATCTATCTGGCGCTGTCCCATGCTCTGGCCAAGGCGGCCATGTTCATGGCGGCCGGCAATATCCTGCAGTTTGGCGGTCATGATCGCATCGCCGATCTGGACCGGGTGGTGCAGCGTTTGCCGGTGAGTCTGGCGGCGTTTGCGATTGCCGGGATCAGTATCATGGGATTGCCACCGAGCGGCGGCTTTATCGGCAAGTGGCTGTTGCTGCAGGCGGCGATTGCAGCCGGCCAGTGGTGGTGGGTGGCGGTTATCCTGCTTGGTGGCATGCTGGCGGCGGCCTATCTGTTCAGGGTGGTCGGTTTCGCCTTTACCCGGGCGCCGGTATCCCACAAGGCGAATGCCGTGCCGGCAGGAATGGAGTGGATCGCGCTGCTGCTCGCGTTAGGAACGGTATTGCTGGGGTTGATGGTGAGCGGGCCGCTGGGCTGGCTGGCGATTGGCACGCCGCTGGGTCTGCCGCCGGTTACCG